From one Plasmodium malariae genome assembly, chromosome: 12 genomic stretch:
- the SP21 gene encoding signal peptidase 21 kDa subunit, putative, producing MDFLKEQYNSLLIDIKKTFRNPRDGISHILSIVCLLLNALMIWKLLVVLTGCDSPVVVVLSGSMEPGYYRGDTLALYHPPNIHAGDVVVYQINGRDIPIVHRILNMHLSENNKFHILSKGDNNNIDDRGLYEHNQYWLENEHVLGLSVGYAPYIGILTIWVNEYPVMKWGIVSVMLFMILLGYE from the exons ATGGATTTCCTAAAAGAGCAATATAACTCATTACTGATAGATATTAAGAAGACTTTTAGAAATCCAAGAGATGGAATATCTCACATTTTAAGTATAGTATGTTTGTTGCTAAATGCGTTGATGATTTGGAAACTCTTGGTCGTACTCACAG gTTGCGATTCTCCAGTTGTTGTGGTATTAAGTGGTAGTATGGAGCCAGGATATTATAGGGGTGATACTTTAGCATTATATCATCCACCAAACATCCACGCTGGGGATGTTGTAGTATATCAAATTAATGGAAGAGATATACCAATTGTTCACAGGATTTTAAATATGCACTTATCAGAAAAcaataaatttcatatattatcaaaaggagataataataatattgatgATAGAGGTTTGTATGAACATAATCAATACTGGCTGGAAAACGAGCATGTACTTGGTCTTTCAGTTGGTTATGCACCATATATAGGTATACTGACTATATGGGTTAATGAATATCCAGTTATGAAATGGGGAATTGTGAGTGTTATGTTATTTATGATACTACTGGggtatgaataa
- the PmUG01_12033200 gene encoding CPW-WPC family protein, putative, with protein sequence MNWLVLVIVAVLAVAAGNPFCTCTVQEKNGKTESALSSSAILKNVVKHAPRISESEINESEIKIVKNAHEDENKMLEKIGKCVKDYTLPCPEYWEKKILNNGESVCTANAEYDGFCEINQSFDNFTENDKMNYESSCNVEWGCKNLLTTYSCDSGKRDYNEICPVGFIVQNDNSCKADITVYRGMCNSNNSINFTHLTNSEKENWSAACEAYWPCYKECAPDEYLSNCPKGWTEINLYECVPNEKYKGPCKGNKKFTYFTKSMKIKFEEKCKTRFVCKKKICEKNYEQQECPLHWIKEYGYCLAPKLFTNCNRKKLSIENLTVKKKKEFEKECSVEWPCKEKKKKENFCEMNWNFECPYNWIKEKINLQNDEEKKYICKADPSLIYKGSCNNIYLAINSDESTKREIASNCDAPWPCIYEHTNSYPDAQLNRISKAKKGDGNLNEGPITDQGDIYKKDVYHVVEEDENDSTVNDIMK encoded by the coding sequence ATGAATTGGCTTGTTTTAGTGATTGTTGCAGTGCTAGCTGTGGCAGCAGGCAACCCCTTTTGCACCTGCACTGTGCAGGAAAAAAATGGCAAAACAGAAAGTGCACTAAGCTCAAGTgcgattttaaaaaatgttgtaAAACATGCGCCAAGAATCAGTGAGAGTGAAATTAATGaaagtgaaataaaaatagtgaaAAATGCTCATGAGGACGAAAATAAAATGCTTGAAAAAATTGGGAAATGTGTAAAGGATTACACATTACCTTGCCCAGAAtattgggaaaaaaaaattctgaacAATGGAGAAAGTGTATGTACAGCTAATGCAGAATATGATGGTTTCTGTGAAATAAATCAATCGTTTGATAATTTTAcggaaaatgataaaatgaattatgaATCAAGTTGTAACGTAGAATGGGgatgtaaaaatttattaacaaCATATTCATGTGATAGTGGAAAAAGAgattataatgaaatatgtCCTGTTGGTTTTATTGTACAGAACGATAATAGCTGTAAAGCGGATATAACTGTCTATAGAGGTATGtgcaatagtaataatagtataaattTTACGCATTTAACGAActcagaaaaagaaaattggAGTGCAGCATGTGAAGCATATTGGCCTTGCTATAAAGAATGTGCTCCTGATGAATATCTGTCCAATTGTCCAAAAGGATGGacagaaataaatttatatgaatgtgtaccaaatgaaaaatataaaggtCCATGTAAAGGGAATAAAAAGTTTACTTATTTTACCAAAtcgatgaaaataaaatttgaagaaaaatgtaaaacaaGATTTgtgtgcaaaaaaaaaatttgtgaaaaaaattatgaacaacaAGAATGTCCATTACATTGGATAAAAGAATATGGATATTGCTTAGCTCCAAAATTGTTTACAAATtgtaatagaaaaaaattatccattgaaaatttaacagtaaaaaagaaaaaagaatttgaaAAAGAATGTTCTGTTGAATGGCCatgtaaggaaaaaaaaaaaaaagaaaatttttgtgAAATGAATTGGAACTTTGAATGTCCTTATAATtggataaaagaaaaaataaatttacaaaatgatgaggaaaaaaaatatatttgtaaagcTGACCCTTCGCTTATTTATAAGGGAagttgtaataatatttatctagCAATTAATTCGGATGAGTCtacaaaaagagaaatagCTTCTAATTGTGATGCCCCTTGGCCTTGCATTTATGAACACACAAACTCTTACCCCGATGCGCAATTAAACAGGATAAGTAAAGCAAAAAAAGGGGATGGTAATCTAAATGAAGGACCCATTACCGACCAGGGAGATATATACAAGAAGGATGTTTATCATGTAGTTGAAGAAGACGAGAATGATTCCACAGTTAATGATATCATGAAGTGA
- the PmUG01_12033400 gene encoding conserved Plasmodium protein, unknown function — MRTNKDENIEPNAMDNYENNAKTSFFDDAISIESKKEVDYELLRSTKNVDTKNDIKICNINVNNEMESAMFIHLKKRKTTSVNDKYYSLKFPKFIDVCTDIKRGGEREMNIRDTKYDTKGKDGDQIDDAIDYKNDHTIDRSGSMISSRGTRHSIEVTHSNKKTSSIVTWSFEEDLCNKIQIKKNSKKIYKKKEQEYSFKGECKNKCITSEDEMCANKLQKEEDLKNSILSKWNTMLSDRIKNNPEQDNMSDCLTDECMSDFSNMEEFYKKYEIDYNSDDDIMSVSSNESNEHIKNVCRNLHCLETNSFIVQYDDGKSIFFVNEKPFILEEDSEINYLVESTDDTVMPIHCKLEKKFFIKSIAKEEHISPSDLKLKKDDIYYSLNDAKLDKLKT; from the exons ATGAGAACAAATAAAGATGAAAATATTGAACCCAACGCAATG GACAACTATGAGAACAACGCCAAGACTTCCTTTTTTGACGATGCCATTTCAATCGAATCGAAGAAGGAGGTAGATTATGAACTTTTAAGGAGTACCAAAAATGTAGAtacaaaaaatgatataaaaatatgtaacatAAACGTTAACAACGAAATGGAGTCAGCTATGTTCATACACttgaagaaaagaaaaacaactAGTGTAAATGATAAGTACTACTCCTTGAAATTCCCTAAATTTATAGATGTATGTACAGATATAAAAAGAGGCGGAGAAAGGGAAATGAATATCAGGGATACTAAATATGATACTAAAGGTAAAGATGGAGATCAAATCGATGATGCAATTGATTACAAAAATGATCATACAATCGATCGTAGTGGAAGTATGATTAGCTCCAGAGGAACACGACACTCGATCGAAGTAACACATTCGAACAAAAAAACTAGCTCTATTGTAACCTGGAGTTTCGAGGAagatttatgtaataaaatacaaattaaaaaaaattcaaaaaaaatttacaaaaaaaaggaacaggaatattcttttaaaggagaatgcaaaaataaatgcataacTAGTGAAGATGAAATGTGTGCAAACAAACTACAGAAAGAGGAAGATCtaaaaaattcaattttatcaaaatgGAATACTATGTTATCggatagaataaaaaataatcctGAACAAGACAATATGTCCGACTGCCTTACTGATGAATGTATGTCTGACTTTTCCAATATGgaagaattttataaaaaatatgaaatagaCTATAACAGTGATGATGACATTATGAGTGTTTCAAGTAATGAATCAAATGAACATATCAAAAATGTTTGTAGAAATTTACATTGCTTAGAGACGAATTCATTTATTGTTCAGTATGATGATGGtaaatccattttttttgttaatgaAAAACCATTTATTTTAGAAGAAGACAGtgaaattaattatttagttGAAAGCACAGATGATACTGTTATGCCCATACATTGTaaacttgaaaaaaaattttttattaaatctaTTGCTAAAGAGGAGCATATTAGTCCATCAGATTTAAAGCTCAAGAAGGATGATATATACTACTCACTCAACGATGCAAAGTTGGATAAACTTAAAACATGA